From Psychroflexus torquis ATCC 700755, the proteins below share one genomic window:
- a CDS encoding adenylate/guanylate cyclase domain-containing protein, whose amino-acid sequence MKLSRQLKMNLNKVAVITIGYILINIFIFFFNYALINSPYSLGPSPLFNFRIYFLSNIVVGLIAGVLGGIILVSVNSQLFRRRSFKFAMLTTLTAYVLIFVLVNVVTTFTNVLVEQGFSGVSFDTIKTALGFILNPTLITTFILWGAITLLTLFLLQVNDKFGPGILLKFLAGNYHQPKKEERIFMFMDMRSSTSIAEKIGNEKYFNLLNDLFADVTSTILNNEGEIYQYVGDEIVISWSLKKGIRNANCLNCFSQIQEKLVDLRPIYEKKYKVMPEFKAGIHYGSVMAGEVGVIKKDIIYSGDVLNTTARIQEQCNQYNVDILISKETFNLISDTDGYKLIPLGSIELRGKKRNIDLNTINII is encoded by the coding sequence ATGAAATTATCCCGACAACTAAAGATGAATCTCAACAAAGTAGCCGTAATTACGATTGGCTACATTTTAATAAATATATTCATCTTTTTTTTCAATTATGCTTTAATCAATTCCCCATATTCCCTAGGTCCTTCACCTTTATTCAATTTTAGAATTTATTTTCTATCAAACATAGTAGTCGGGCTAATTGCCGGAGTACTTGGAGGGATCATACTTGTTTCTGTAAATAGCCAATTGTTCAGGAGAAGATCTTTCAAGTTTGCCATGCTCACAACGCTCACGGCTTATGTCTTGATCTTTGTTCTAGTTAACGTGGTGACCACATTTACAAATGTATTAGTAGAACAGGGATTCTCTGGAGTTTCATTTGACACAATAAAAACAGCTTTGGGATTCATTCTTAATCCGACCTTAATTACAACTTTTATTTTGTGGGGTGCTATAACACTTTTAACCCTATTCCTATTACAAGTCAATGATAAATTTGGCCCTGGTATATTATTAAAATTCCTCGCAGGAAATTACCACCAGCCAAAAAAAGAGGAAAGAATTTTTATGTTCATGGACATGCGTTCTTCAACTTCAATTGCAGAGAAAATAGGCAATGAGAAATACTTCAATTTATTGAATGATTTATTTGCGGATGTGACCAGTACGATTCTTAATAATGAAGGGGAGATATACCAATATGTTGGAGATGAAATTGTAATCTCTTGGTCGTTGAAAAAGGGTATACGAAATGCAAATTGTCTTAATTGTTTTTCGCAGATTCAAGAAAAACTTGTTGATCTAAGGCCTATTTACGAAAAGAAATATAAGGTTATGCCAGAATTCAAGGCAGGTATTCATTACGGCTCTGTCATGGCAGGTGAAGTTGGTGTTATTAAAAAAGATATCATCTATTCTGGAGATGTACTAAATACCACTGCACGAATTCAGGAACAATGCAATCAATACAACGTAGACATCTTGATTTCTAAGGAGACTTTTAATCTTATTTCTGATACTGACGGATATAAACTAATCCCTTTGGGAAGTATTGAGCTTAGAGGAAAGAAAAGAAATATAGACTTAAACACCATAAACATAATCTGA
- a CDS encoding GNAT family N-acetyltransferase, with amino-acid sequence MKIIEFKVGIVPKTSEIIEVYDSSGIKRPTSDSGRIRKMYENSNLIITAWLNNELIGISRSITDFCYACYLSDLAVKSEYQKDGIGKRLIELTQKEIGKETALILLSASIAMEYYPKIGFEKVENGFIIRRTK; translated from the coding sequence ATGAAAATAATTGAATTTAAAGTCGGAATTGTTCCAAAAACATCAGAAATAATTGAAGTTTATGATAGTTCTGGAATAAAAAGACCGACATCAGATAGCGGACGAATAAGGAAAATGTATGAAAATTCAAATCTGATTATAACTGCGTGGTTGAATAACGAACTGATTGGAATTTCACGCTCGATAACTGATTTTTGTTATGCTTGCTATTTGTCGGATTTGGCTGTAAAAAGTGAATATCAAAAAGACGGAATTGGAAAAAGACTAATAGAATTGACTCAAAAGGAAATCGGAAAAGAAACGGCTCTAATTTTACTTTCGGCATCTATTGCAATGGAATATTACCCAAAAATTGGATTTGAAAAAGTTGAAAACGGATTTATAATTCGTCGGACAAAATAA
- a CDS encoding serine hydrolase domain-containing protein, whose protein sequence is MKKVIILFLILAISISIKAQSTNDSITIELTKLSKNSNLVGFGVAIVNKDGIVYAKGFGYAHKETKKPYTIHTAQPIASISKTLLSVALMKAQEMGKLRLDDNINNYLPFKIYNPNFPNENITIQQLANHTSSILDGDSYDRTYVFENKIPSFYTNFSDKDLKVEVKKWIELFNTNKIMPLGEFIKKQYVKDQTWYNKEQNFSNKHPGNTYKYSNMGANIAAYIIEQTTGENYAEFVKEHILHPLQMNNTGWRGKNYEPKNVSSLYWYGYPMPDADLITYPDGNLISNVIDYGKFLSTMIRGYKGEDNLLTAESYKEMMKDPVSSDFRKGVFWTVDSEKIGHSGNDLGLLSHAYFLRENGIGIIVFVNTSDTENGATEVRDIYRTPLKYAEKQ, encoded by the coding sequence ATGAAAAAAGTAATTATCCTATTCTTAATTCTAGCTATAAGCATATCAATCAAAGCACAAAGTACTAATGATTCAATTACTATTGAGTTGACGAAATTAAGTAAAAACAGTAATCTTGTTGGCTTTGGTGTAGCAATCGTAAATAAAGACGGTATTGTCTATGCAAAAGGCTTTGGTTATGCTCATAAAGAAACAAAAAAACCTTACACTATCCATACTGCACAACCCATTGCTTCTATTTCTAAAACATTGCTCTCGGTTGCATTAATGAAAGCCCAAGAAATGGGGAAATTACGTTTGGATGACAATATTAATAACTATTTACCTTTTAAAATATACAACCCCAATTTTCCAAACGAAAACATTACCATACAACAACTAGCAAACCATACGTCAAGTATACTTGATGGCGATTCTTATGATAGAACTTACGTGTTTGAAAACAAAATACCGTCTTTTTACACCAACTTTTCCGATAAAGATTTAAAAGTGGAAGTGAAAAAATGGATTGAATTATTTAATACAAATAAAATAATGCCTTTAGGAGAATTTATAAAAAAACAATATGTTAAGGACCAAACTTGGTATAACAAAGAACAAAACTTCTCCAATAAACACCCAGGGAATACTTATAAATATAGTAATATGGGGGCAAATATTGCAGCCTACATCATTGAGCAAACAACAGGTGAAAATTATGCCGAGTTTGTAAAAGAACACATATTACACCCTTTGCAGATGAATAATACAGGTTGGAGAGGCAAAAATTACGAACCCAAGAATGTTTCATCTTTATACTGGTATGGGTATCCAATGCCAGATGCCGATTTAATAACTTATCCTGATGGCAATTTGATTTCAAACGTAATCGATTATGGTAAGTTTTTAAGTACGATGATTCGAGGATATAAAGGTGAGGATAATTTATTAACTGCTGAGAGTTATAAAGAAATGATGAAAGATCCTGTTTCGTCTGATTTTAGAAAAGGTGTGTTTTGGACTGTGGATTCTGAAAAAATTGGTCATAGCGGAAACGATTTAGGTTTGCTTTCGCACGCTTATTTTTTGCGGGAAAATGGAATCGGTATTATTGTATTTGTAAATACGTCTGATACTGAAAACGGTGCGACAGAGGTAAGAGACATATATCGAACACCTCTAAAGTATGCAGAAAAACAGTAA